From Phaeocystidibacter marisrubri, the proteins below share one genomic window:
- a CDS encoding YqaA family protein, with amino-acid sequence MSSTDQVYLKMSPIKKFWNRQITLHRYFRISGGYKFMGKNLLRLLLFLAVFAAAAWLLNKYVFNFSDFSEEITEKYSTWAVISWLFASEVIVGVLPPEAFIVWAKSFPQPYLMVGILATVSYAGGLISFIIGTRLYRLPRIHDWVDQKFSLQIKQIKKYGGLLIAIAALTPLPYPLISMIAGLAGIRMSLFARVALIRYVRFFIWAGVLFGTF; translated from the coding sequence ATGTCCTCAACGGATCAAGTATATCTCAAGATGTCGCCAATCAAAAAGTTTTGGAACAGACAGATTACCCTTCATCGTTACTTTCGTATTTCGGGTGGTTATAAATTTATGGGGAAAAACCTTCTGCGGTTACTCCTCTTTCTAGCCGTATTTGCAGCGGCAGCTTGGTTACTGAATAAGTACGTTTTTAACTTCAGTGATTTTTCTGAAGAAATCACTGAAAAGTACAGCACATGGGCTGTCATTTCTTGGCTTTTTGCCAGCGAAGTAATTGTAGGCGTACTTCCTCCCGAGGCCTTCATAGTTTGGGCGAAATCGTTCCCCCAACCCTACTTGATGGTAGGCATACTTGCGACAGTGAGCTATGCCGGCGGTTTGATCTCTTTCATCATTGGAACCCGACTCTACCGTTTACCTAGAATCCACGATTGGGTGGATCAAAAATTCAGTCTTCAAATCAAACAAATTAAAAAATATGGCGGTCTGCTTATCGCTATCGCCGCCCTTACCCCACTCCCCTATCCTCTCATCTCTATGATTGCAGGGTTAGCGGGAATTCGAATGAGCTTGTTCGCCCGGGTTGCATTAATTCGATACGTTCGTTTCTTCATTTGGGCCGGCGTCTTATTCGGAACTTTTTGA
- a CDS encoding C1 family peptidase, with the protein MRLHLILWTLIASLALSLSLSAQRANGLRFANQEDYVQIEKASIQLLKNVPSEFDLSKWFPKPGDQGSQASCVGWALAYGLKSYQEARRLQRPPTEQDHVFSPAFIYNQISDNCYSGSNLREALELMRRSGVAPMTSFPYDDEDCSKIPGNSIKVEAKAYVIGGWKRVEYRNEGQMKTFLVHGKPVVVGLETDTWFDNLSDGEVYRVSSNRYTGGHAVVVIGYDDRRGAYKILNSWGEDWGENGYGWIAYELFEKVVHEAYIVEDADVDRRPSKKHKKGGKPIDVGYIPEESKI; encoded by the coding sequence GTGCGCTTACATCTCATTCTCTGGACACTCATTGCAAGTTTGGCATTGTCGCTTTCGCTGTCGGCACAACGAGCGAATGGTCTTCGTTTTGCAAACCAAGAAGACTACGTTCAGATCGAGAAGGCATCCATTCAGCTCCTCAAGAACGTCCCTTCGGAATTCGATTTGAGCAAGTGGTTTCCCAAGCCAGGAGATCAGGGTAGTCAGGCTTCCTGCGTAGGATGGGCCTTGGCATACGGCCTGAAATCGTATCAAGAAGCTCGCAGACTCCAACGCCCACCCACCGAGCAAGACCACGTGTTTAGTCCAGCCTTCATTTACAATCAGATAAGCGACAACTGTTACAGTGGGTCGAATTTGCGGGAAGCCTTAGAGCTCATGCGAAGAAGTGGTGTAGCTCCCATGACCAGCTTTCCATACGACGATGAAGATTGCTCTAAAATCCCTGGAAACTCCATTAAAGTTGAGGCCAAAGCATACGTCATTGGCGGATGGAAAAGAGTAGAATACCGGAATGAAGGACAGATGAAAACCTTTCTCGTTCATGGCAAACCCGTTGTGGTAGGCTTAGAAACAGACACGTGGTTCGACAACCTTTCCGACGGAGAAGTTTATCGCGTTTCTTCCAACCGATATACGGGTGGTCACGCTGTGGTTGTTATTGGTTATGACGACAGAAGAGGCGCCTATAAAATCCTCAACTCTTGGGGTGAAGACTGGGGCGAGAATGGATATGGATGGATTGCCTATGAACTCTTCGAAAAAGTGGTACATGAAGCCTATATCGTTGAAGACGCAGATGTAGATCGACGTCCATCCAAAAAGCACAAAAAGGGAGGCAAGCCCATCGACGTTGGCTATATTCCAGAAGAGAGCAAAATTTAG
- the recG gene encoding ATP-dependent DNA helicase RecG has protein sequence MERDLLKTPIEFLKGVGPAKADALKTEMGIHTFEDLLHTYPFRYIDRSKFYTVNELQSAAAEVQLRGRITSMQEIGAARKKRLVAQFEDATGRVELVWFKGAQWIAKSLQMGKEYVLFGKPNYFKGKYSFPHPELELAEDFTKSPIQGLQPVYNSTEKLTNKGLNARGISKLTRVLLPQVKGLIRENLPSRILEHYKWPSREAALFEVHFPQSLERLEIARNRLKFEEFYFIQIALLLQKDLKTKQTPGQVFGEVGDTFNNFYKNNLPFELTGAQKRVLKEIRSDSRSGKHMNRLVQGDVGSGKTVVALLSMLIAIDNGFQACLMAPTEILAQQHYNGLAELLEGTPVRIALLTGSTKTARRKEIHADLLNGQLDILVGTHALIEPTVKFRNLGLAVIDEQHRFGVAQRAKLWKKNTIPPHILIMTATPIPRTLAMSLYGDLDISVIDELPPGRQPIKTVHRYDSNRLQVFGFMKDEIAKGRQCYVVYPLIEESSTMDYKDLEDGYESICREFPRPEYQVSIVHGRMKAEDKDAEMQRFAKGETQIMVATTVIEVGVNVPNASLMIIESSERFGLSQLHQLRGRVGRGAEQSYCILMTGNKLSNEAKTRLETMVRTNDGFEIADVDLQLRGPGDLMGTRQSGMLDLKIANLSKDGQLLQLARKEAEGLLQEDPRLEKPEHAQTRTFFVAQNKGKVHWSKIS, from the coding sequence ATGGAGAGAGATCTTCTCAAAACACCGATAGAATTCTTGAAAGGCGTTGGTCCAGCAAAGGCTGATGCTCTGAAAACGGAAATGGGCATCCACACATTTGAGGACCTGCTACATACTTACCCGTTTCGATACATTGACCGCTCTAAGTTCTATACGGTAAATGAGCTTCAATCTGCGGCCGCCGAAGTTCAGCTGAGAGGAAGAATCACTTCTATGCAAGAAATAGGTGCTGCCCGAAAAAAACGACTAGTAGCTCAGTTTGAAGATGCTACAGGCCGAGTTGAATTGGTGTGGTTCAAAGGAGCACAATGGATTGCGAAATCCCTTCAAATGGGGAAGGAATACGTCCTATTTGGCAAGCCCAATTACTTTAAAGGCAAGTACTCCTTTCCTCATCCAGAATTGGAACTCGCGGAAGATTTCACAAAATCTCCCATACAAGGACTTCAACCGGTTTACAACAGCACGGAAAAACTGACGAACAAGGGATTAAATGCCCGAGGTATTTCGAAACTCACCCGCGTACTCCTACCACAAGTCAAGGGTTTGATTCGGGAAAATTTACCGAGCCGAATTCTTGAACATTACAAATGGCCAAGTAGAGAAGCCGCCCTGTTTGAAGTTCATTTCCCTCAGTCGCTGGAACGACTGGAGATCGCCAGGAACCGCCTAAAATTTGAGGAGTTCTACTTCATTCAAATAGCTCTCTTACTTCAAAAGGACCTGAAGACCAAGCAGACTCCGGGACAAGTATTTGGAGAAGTTGGAGACACCTTCAACAACTTCTACAAAAACAACTTACCCTTCGAATTAACAGGTGCCCAAAAGAGAGTACTCAAGGAAATTCGGAGTGATAGCAGAAGCGGTAAGCACATGAATCGTTTGGTTCAAGGAGATGTGGGATCGGGAAAAACCGTAGTTGCACTCTTGAGCATGTTGATTGCCATCGATAACGGTTTCCAAGCCTGTCTGATGGCTCCAACAGAAATTCTCGCACAGCAACACTACAACGGACTTGCCGAACTACTGGAGGGAACCCCCGTTCGAATTGCCTTGCTCACGGGAAGCACAAAAACCGCGAGACGAAAAGAGATACATGCCGATCTTCTCAACGGACAATTGGACATTCTAGTGGGAACCCACGCCCTTATTGAACCCACTGTGAAGTTTAGGAATCTGGGTTTGGCTGTAATTGATGAACAGCATCGATTTGGAGTTGCTCAAAGGGCCAAACTGTGGAAGAAGAACACCATTCCCCCACACATTCTCATCATGACCGCTACGCCAATTCCACGAACCCTAGCCATGAGCTTGTATGGCGATTTGGACATCAGCGTAATTGATGAATTACCTCCAGGCCGACAGCCCATCAAAACGGTGCATCGATACGACAGTAATCGATTGCAGGTATTCGGATTCATGAAAGATGAAATCGCGAAAGGAAGACAGTGTTATGTGGTCTATCCCCTCATTGAGGAGAGTTCTACGATGGATTACAAGGATTTGGAAGATGGATATGAAAGTATCTGTAGAGAATTTCCTCGTCCAGAGTATCAAGTGAGCATCGTTCATGGCAGAATGAAAGCCGAAGACAAGGATGCAGAAATGCAGCGATTTGCCAAAGGTGAAACCCAAATCATGGTAGCCACCACCGTTATTGAAGTCGGTGTAAACGTTCCCAACGCCAGCTTGATGATCATCGAAAGCTCCGAGCGATTTGGCCTCAGTCAACTTCACCAATTGAGAGGGCGTGTGGGCAGAGGTGCCGAACAAAGCTATTGCATCTTGATGACAGGCAACAAACTGAGCAACGAAGCAAAAACGCGATTGGAAACCATGGTTCGCACGAACGACGGCTTTGAGATTGCCGATGTAGACCTGCAACTCAGAGGTCCGGGCGACCTCATGGGGACGCGCCAAAGTGGAATGTTGGATTTAAAGATTGCCAACTTGTCAAAAGATGGACAACTCCTTCAATTGGCAAGGAAAGAAGCCGAAGGCCTCCTCCAAGAAGACCCTAGATTGGAAAAGCCGGAACACGCTCAAACCAGAACGTTCTTTGTAGCACAAAACAAAGGCAAAGTTCACTGGAGTAAAATCTCTTAA
- the pheT gene encoding phenylalanine--tRNA ligase subunit beta: MTISYSWLRRYLNFDPAVVTPTLVSEILTRTGLEVEGMEEIESIKGGLKGVVIGKVLTCEQHPDADRLKVTTVDVGGDEPINIVCGAPNVAAGQYVPVATIGAVLYPGGGEEALKIKKGKIRGSVSEGMICAEDELGMGVSHDGILVLEETTVGTPAAEYFNIENDIVFEIGLTPNRTDALGHYGVARDLRAGLLRDGIETQLSLPSVVAFTPEHKERPFKLTIEDTEGCPQFYGVTLTDVKVGESPSWLKNALLSIGLQPVNNIVDVTNFVLHETGHPLHAYDGDKVANDHLLVRTLPKGTKFITLDEKERTLDASDLMIADSNGGKCIAGVFGGLDSGVSNGTTTVFLEAAWFNPVRIRKTAKRHALNTDASFRYERGVDPALTEYALKRAALLMCEVAGAKIGSDIVSEVTQKFEEPQIHLSYKRINALLGQAIPREDILSILDSLEFRIIGENGDALHVAVPLYRWDVTREADVVEEILRIFGFDNIEFPEGMRMNLPHNEPRHPDDLRRLAASTLAGIGLSEIMNNSLTKRSYYEDNTDFPIENCVDILNPLSQDLGVMRMTLLLGGLETIAYNRNRQQKTIRAFEFGNVYRKNESEKYSENKRLGIWVSGPRQAAHWSTPSTDSSFFTLKGIVEAFLGRFNLNFFYKTLGENGVLADGLELNVQGRAVGTLGYVSRKYMKMCDIDEVVFYADIDWDMLVTMITRSVVKYADLPKTFAVQRDLALLVDTSVQYADLEKIAKRTEKKWLKEVDLFDVYEGKNLPEGKKSYGLRFTILDAEKTLNDKQLDQTMAKIQSALEREFQAELR, from the coding sequence ATGACAATCAGCTACAGCTGGCTTCGCAGATATCTCAACTTTGATCCTGCAGTCGTTACACCCACTCTAGTTTCTGAAATTCTTACTCGCACCGGACTTGAGGTGGAGGGAATGGAAGAAATTGAATCCATAAAAGGCGGATTAAAAGGCGTAGTGATTGGAAAGGTGCTTACCTGCGAGCAACATCCAGATGCCGATCGATTGAAAGTGACCACGGTAGATGTTGGCGGTGATGAACCTATAAACATCGTATGTGGTGCTCCTAACGTTGCCGCTGGACAATATGTTCCGGTTGCTACCATTGGTGCTGTTCTTTACCCAGGAGGAGGTGAAGAGGCCCTGAAGATCAAAAAGGGTAAAATCCGTGGGAGCGTTAGTGAAGGAATGATTTGTGCCGAAGACGAACTCGGCATGGGCGTTAGTCATGACGGTATTCTAGTGTTGGAAGAAACCACAGTAGGTACTCCGGCTGCAGAATACTTCAACATCGAAAACGATATTGTATTTGAAATCGGACTCACCCCAAATCGCACAGACGCATTGGGTCATTACGGCGTGGCGCGCGACTTGCGTGCAGGTTTGCTTCGCGATGGAATAGAAACTCAACTCTCCCTTCCGAGTGTAGTGGCATTTACTCCCGAACACAAAGAGCGTCCATTCAAACTCACGATAGAAGACACCGAAGGATGTCCGCAGTTCTACGGAGTTACCCTCACCGATGTTAAGGTTGGCGAATCTCCTTCTTGGTTGAAAAACGCCCTTCTGAGCATTGGACTTCAACCCGTAAACAACATTGTTGACGTCACCAATTTTGTTCTGCACGAAACAGGTCACCCACTTCACGCTTACGATGGAGACAAAGTGGCCAACGATCACTTACTTGTCCGTACCCTTCCAAAAGGAACTAAGTTCATCACTTTGGATGAGAAAGAACGCACCTTGGACGCATCGGATTTGATGATTGCCGACAGCAATGGCGGCAAGTGCATTGCAGGTGTATTCGGCGGACTTGATTCGGGCGTATCGAATGGAACCACAACTGTATTCTTAGAAGCGGCGTGGTTTAATCCAGTTCGAATTCGCAAAACGGCCAAGCGTCACGCTTTGAACACCGACGCATCATTCCGCTATGAAAGGGGCGTTGATCCTGCTTTAACGGAATATGCTTTGAAGCGAGCTGCACTTCTCATGTGCGAAGTTGCCGGTGCTAAAATTGGCTCCGACATCGTTTCGGAAGTCACCCAGAAATTTGAAGAACCACAGATCCATCTCTCCTACAAGCGTATCAACGCCTTATTGGGGCAAGCCATTCCAAGAGAAGACATCCTATCCATTCTCGACTCCCTTGAATTTCGAATCATTGGGGAAAATGGCGATGCACTTCACGTAGCCGTGCCTCTTTATCGATGGGACGTTACTCGCGAAGCTGATGTGGTAGAAGAAATCCTGAGAATCTTCGGATTTGACAACATCGAATTTCCAGAGGGCATGCGCATGAACTTGCCACATAATGAACCTCGCCACCCGGATGACCTCCGTCGTTTGGCAGCTAGCACCCTTGCTGGAATTGGACTTTCTGAGATCATGAATAACTCGCTCACCAAGCGCAGTTACTACGAAGACAACACAGACTTCCCAATTGAAAACTGTGTAGACATCCTCAACCCATTGAGTCAAGATCTAGGCGTCATGAGAATGACCCTTCTATTGGGTGGATTGGAAACGATAGCATACAACCGAAATCGTCAGCAAAAAACCATTCGTGCTTTTGAGTTCGGAAATGTGTACCGCAAAAATGAGAGCGAAAAGTACAGTGAAAACAAGCGTCTTGGCATATGGGTGAGCGGCCCACGTCAAGCTGCGCACTGGTCTACTCCTTCCACAGATAGTAGCTTCTTCACCCTCAAGGGCATTGTAGAAGCCTTCCTCGGCAGATTCAACCTCAACTTCTTCTACAAAACGCTAGGGGAAAACGGTGTATTGGCAGATGGACTTGAACTCAATGTTCAAGGTAGAGCAGTAGGAACGCTGGGGTATGTATCAAGAAAGTACATGAAAATGTGCGACATTGACGAAGTTGTATTTTACGCAGATATCGATTGGGACATGCTCGTCACCATGATTACTCGTAGCGTGGTGAAGTACGCAGATCTACCTAAAACTTTTGCCGTTCAACGCGACTTGGCTCTTTTGGTAGACACTTCCGTACAGTATGCTGATCTCGAAAAAATCGCAAAGCGCACCGAAAAGAAATGGCTCAAAGAGGTTGACCTTTTTGACGTCTACGAAGGAAAAAATCTTCCTGAAGGCAAAAAGAGCTACGGATTGAGATTCACCATTTTGGATGCCGAAAAGACTTTGAACGACAAGCAGCTCGATCAAACCATGGCAAAAATCCAATCGGCCTTGGAACGTGAATTCCAAGCTGAGTTGAGATAA
- a CDS encoding histone deacetylase family protein: MFKVAFDPIYCHPLPEGHRFPMAKYELLPEQLIREGTLSESQFFAPDALEEDRIVRTHDKTYWEQLRDGTLDRKAQRKIGFPHSDQLVKRETIICRGTVMNAEYALANGVSFNIAGGTHHAYAASGEGFCLLNDNAIAAHHLIDYHLMERILVVDLDVHQGNGTARIFENEPRVFTFSMHGEKNYPLHKEKSDLDIELPDGISDSAYLSILDRNLKELIQRIEPQFIFFQSGVDVLASDKLGRLGLSIEGCKSRDRLVFETCIANEIPVAVSMGGGYSERLSDIIEAHANTYRIASFLYS; encoded by the coding sequence ATGTTCAAGGTAGCATTTGACCCCATCTATTGTCATCCCCTTCCGGAAGGACATAGATTTCCCATGGCCAAATACGAGCTACTGCCCGAACAACTGATTCGCGAAGGAACCCTCTCTGAATCCCAGTTTTTTGCTCCAGATGCATTGGAAGAGGATCGAATTGTCCGAACGCACGACAAGACTTACTGGGAACAACTAAGAGATGGTACGCTGGACCGAAAAGCGCAAAGGAAAATCGGATTCCCACACAGCGATCAGTTGGTAAAACGAGAAACCATTATCTGTAGAGGGACGGTAATGAATGCTGAATACGCATTGGCAAATGGAGTTTCCTTCAACATCGCAGGAGGAACTCATCATGCCTATGCTGCATCGGGTGAAGGTTTTTGCCTCTTAAATGACAATGCTATTGCAGCCCACCATCTAATAGACTACCATCTAATGGAGCGAATCCTAGTAGTGGATTTAGATGTGCACCAAGGAAACGGTACCGCTCGCATATTTGAGAATGAACCACGCGTCTTCACCTTCAGCATGCATGGTGAAAAAAATTACCCGCTACACAAAGAAAAAAGTGACCTCGACATAGAGTTGCCTGACGGAATTAGCGATAGTGCCTATCTCTCTATTCTGGACAGGAATTTAAAGGAGCTCATTCAACGAATTGAACCGCAGTTTATCTTCTTTCAATCAGGGGTAGATGTATTGGCTAGCGACAAACTTGGCCGACTGGGTTTGAGCATAGAAGGCTGTAAATCGAGGGATCGATTGGTGTTTGAAACCTGTATTGCGAATGAAATCCCTGTAGCGGTGAGCATGGGAGGCGGATACTCCGAACGACTTTCAGACATTATAGAAGCACACGCAAACACCTATAGAATAGCGTCTTTTCTCTATTCCTAA
- a CDS encoding exopolysaccharide biosynthesis polyprenyl glycosylphosphotransferase, which translates to MNDRSDKLLRILQWLGDLVLLNASFAVSAWLRFDDLRVENEEYYNYYIQLLVFFNLSWSLIGVGLGIYNLRPGTEIRTALGRAMNALAAHGILFAILAVSLKGEYYSRLFLIYFYSSFTMGILIFRGVFISFWRSWQKKGKYARSVWLVGNGNAIADFQKELDHHPEYGYRVITSPKTPEEAAEMLASGVRPAEMYVSLLRGDESIDQWYVLAEQEGIRFRFLPDLKWTNIRHARVDLMGEIPVLIPRKEPLGYWHSRVIKRTFDIVFSTIIVLGVLSWFLPLLAVIIRLDSKGNPFFGQVRSGLNGEEFTCLKLRTMVVNHGDESVQASAQDTRITRVGRFLRKHNLDELPQFINVLLGQMSIVGPRPHMIAHTESYRHKVEAFMVRHWVKPGITGMAQVMGYRGETKEDTDMSDRVNADVYYLEHWSLLLDVKIFFWTIWNMVTGRKSGV; encoded by the coding sequence TTGAACGATAGAAGCGACAAATTACTACGCATCCTACAGTGGCTGGGTGATTTGGTATTACTTAATGCCAGCTTCGCCGTGTCCGCTTGGTTGCGTTTTGACGATTTACGAGTAGAGAATGAAGAGTATTACAACTACTACATCCAGTTGTTGGTGTTCTTTAACTTGAGTTGGTCCTTGATTGGTGTAGGACTGGGGATTTACAATCTCCGACCTGGCACGGAGATTCGGACGGCACTCGGTAGGGCAATGAACGCGCTTGCTGCACACGGAATATTATTCGCCATTCTCGCTGTTAGTTTAAAGGGGGAATATTATTCGCGTCTCTTCTTGATCTATTTTTACTCGAGCTTCACAATGGGAATACTCATCTTTCGAGGGGTTTTTATTTCGTTCTGGAGATCTTGGCAAAAGAAGGGGAAATACGCGCGATCAGTTTGGTTGGTGGGAAATGGAAACGCAATTGCGGATTTTCAAAAGGAATTAGACCATCATCCCGAGTATGGCTATCGCGTCATTACATCTCCCAAAACACCTGAGGAAGCGGCAGAAATGCTGGCCTCGGGAGTACGACCTGCTGAAATGTACGTTTCACTCCTGCGTGGAGATGAGTCCATTGATCAGTGGTATGTTCTGGCAGAACAAGAGGGAATTCGATTCCGCTTTTTGCCCGATTTAAAGTGGACCAATATCCGACATGCTCGCGTGGATTTGATGGGGGAAATTCCGGTACTTATTCCTCGAAAAGAGCCGCTTGGTTATTGGCATAGTCGCGTCATAAAGCGAACGTTTGATATCGTGTTTTCAACCATTATTGTTCTCGGAGTGCTTTCGTGGTTTTTGCCACTTCTTGCGGTTATTATTCGATTGGATTCTAAGGGCAACCCCTTCTTTGGTCAGGTGAGATCGGGGTTGAACGGTGAAGAGTTCACTTGTCTGAAGTTGCGAACCATGGTGGTGAACCATGGAGATGAGAGTGTACAAGCATCGGCACAGGACACGCGCATTACACGTGTTGGCCGTTTTTTACGAAAGCACAACCTTGACGAGTTGCCTCAGTTTATCAATGTGTTGCTAGGGCAGATGAGCATTGTAGGCCCACGTCCGCATATGATCGCCCATACCGAGAGTTACCGTCACAAGGTAGAGGCCTTCATGGTTCGTCATTGGGTGAAGCCGGGAATTACCGGTATGGCTCAAGTGATGGGGTATCGCGGTGAAACTAAGGAAGATACAGATATGTCAGATCGCGTGAACGCAGATGTGTATTACCTAGAGCATTGGTCGCTCTTACTCGATGTTAAAATCTTCTTCTGGACCATTTGGAATATGGTAACAGGTAGGAAGTCAGGAGTTTAG
- a CDS encoding M1 family aminopeptidase has product MLKYLLLCIPLSLSAQQYEVDDAVPRELIVDQDSLHADLFFEPEDGIVEGTVHLYVHKMERTDSIWLDAKPSISVVNPPRFNGGEVTWSREEQGIVLRPSSEWEESEIEIDFSSRPFKGVYFNGWDDPSGKARRQIFTQGQGIDHRHWLPHVDAQNDKLMTSLSITFDSDFQVLANGELVSKASEGAEMTTWTYVMHHPHSSYLMAFVIGKYHETVVGESPFRAVYMYEDLDDAYPTTYYANDQVWTYLNDRIGYPFVWSAYRQAPVANFPHGAMENTCMTIFSEVFIADSASFADRNYVYVNAHELAHHWFGDLVTVPSSHDFWLHEGFATYYQMEAERAVFGHEHYTYEWMKALDLVRTANEVDAFPLQHSKAGSHRFYQLGALTLRALEHEVGTTVFDSAIVRYLEQNAFGLVTTSTFKNVMEETCECELDDFFAAYVEKPHESTGYVDYQIDESTKALVIRAKQWNKWGEPLPIHRLHVRIWKDEFEYEDRFINFEKDTWSELFRFEDRWTVVEFDPYHHYPIDWKIELPDSMAINMAMMCSPYTQARVVSQIDLESEYFRDLAGLMMDIGPQCTRDSLMSRAAKERPENFEEIMFMAMILSEDINSVGHFARLFPFSELDEKQVDGMILALRDTSSLSDANALKVAFSIIGSNRNSIPDVLEALDTRSGGLDHDIDLFCAYLTVAIKGRSDVAGLPRLLDFAGPSYSNDIRQSAWDYLSMLKYSGEDLREIQYAALTSRHRHLRNAAVKRAKEYLSTMNRNREIREIQFALKDAHPDDIARVERILDIQLDLD; this is encoded by the coding sequence ATGTTAAAGTACTTGCTCCTTTGTATACCACTCTCTTTGAGTGCCCAACAATATGAAGTAGATGACGCTGTTCCGCGTGAATTAATAGTAGATCAGGATAGTCTCCATGCAGATCTGTTTTTTGAACCAGAAGATGGGATTGTAGAGGGAACCGTCCATTTGTATGTGCATAAAATGGAGCGAACCGACTCCATTTGGCTGGATGCAAAACCGTCCATTTCTGTGGTTAACCCGCCTCGATTTAATGGTGGGGAAGTGACTTGGAGTAGGGAAGAGCAAGGTATCGTGCTGCGTCCATCGAGTGAATGGGAAGAGTCGGAAATAGAAATCGACTTTTCTTCTCGGCCCTTCAAAGGGGTGTATTTTAATGGATGGGATGATCCGTCTGGAAAGGCCCGTAGGCAGATATTTACTCAGGGTCAGGGGATTGATCACCGACATTGGCTTCCGCATGTGGATGCTCAGAATGACAAGCTAATGACGTCTTTGAGTATCACATTTGATAGTGATTTCCAAGTCCTAGCTAATGGTGAGCTTGTTTCTAAAGCTAGTGAAGGGGCGGAAATGACCACCTGGACATACGTCATGCATCATCCACATTCTTCTTATTTAATGGCCTTTGTAATAGGGAAGTATCATGAAACTGTTGTAGGGGAATCGCCGTTTAGAGCGGTTTATATGTATGAAGATTTAGATGATGCCTATCCAACCACTTACTATGCAAACGATCAAGTTTGGACGTATCTGAACGATCGAATTGGCTATCCTTTTGTGTGGAGTGCCTACCGCCAAGCTCCTGTGGCAAACTTTCCACACGGCGCCATGGAGAATACGTGTATGACCATCTTTTCAGAGGTGTTCATTGCAGATAGCGCAAGTTTTGCAGATAGAAACTATGTGTATGTGAACGCTCATGAGTTAGCGCATCATTGGTTTGGAGATTTGGTAACCGTTCCAAGTTCACATGATTTCTGGTTGCATGAAGGTTTTGCAACATATTACCAAATGGAAGCAGAGCGAGCTGTGTTTGGGCATGAGCACTACACTTATGAATGGATGAAAGCCCTCGATTTGGTTCGAACGGCTAATGAGGTTGACGCTTTTCCGCTTCAACATTCCAAGGCCGGAAGCCACCGATTCTATCAATTGGGGGCATTGACCTTGCGAGCTTTAGAGCACGAAGTAGGTACGACCGTTTTTGACAGCGCCATTGTCCGATACTTGGAGCAGAATGCCTTCGGTTTAGTGACCACCTCTACGTTTAAGAATGTAATGGAAGAAACATGTGAGTGTGAGCTCGATGATTTTTTTGCAGCGTATGTGGAGAAACCGCATGAATCTACCGGATATGTTGACTACCAAATTGACGAATCTACCAAGGCACTAGTCATTCGTGCAAAGCAATGGAATAAATGGGGTGAACCACTTCCTATACACCGCCTTCATGTTCGCATTTGGAAGGATGAGTTTGAATATGAAGATCGATTTATCAACTTTGAAAAGGATACTTGGAGCGAGCTGTTTCGATTTGAAGATCGCTGGACAGTTGTAGAGTTTGATCCGTACCATCATTATCCCATTGACTGGAAAATCGAATTGCCCGACTCTATGGCGATTAACATGGCAATGATGTGCTCTCCATACACTCAAGCGAGGGTGGTTTCTCAAATAGATCTCGAATCGGAGTACTTTCGCGATTTAGCTGGGTTGATGATGGATATTGGTCCTCAGTGTACTCGGGATTCACTGATGTCTCGCGCAGCTAAAGAGCGACCAGAGAACTTTGAGGAAATCATGTTCATGGCGATGATTCTTTCTGAGGACATTAACAGTGTAGGGCATTTTGCTCGTCTTTTTCCGTTCTCAGAACTTGATGAAAAGCAGGTTGATGGAATGATTTTGGCCCTTCGCGACACTTCTTCTTTGAGTGATGCAAACGCACTCAAAGTGGCATTTTCAATCATAGGTTCAAACAGGAATTCCATCCCAGATGTGCTAGAAGCACTGGATACGCGAAGTGGTGGATTGGATCACGATATTGACTTGTTCTGTGCGTATTTGACTGTAGCCATCAAAGGGCGTTCGGATGTAGCCGGTCTGCCGCGCTTACTCGATTTTGCAGGGCCTAGTTATTCGAATGACATCCGACAATCGGCATGGGATTACCTGTCTATGTTGAAATATTCAGGTGAAGATTTACGAGAGATTCAATACGCTGCCTTGACGAGCAGACATCGACACCTTCGCAACGCAGCGGTGAAAAGGGCAAAGGAATATTTGAGCACCATGAACCGAAATCGCGAGATCCGTGAGATACAATTTGCGCTCAAGGATGCTCATCCAGATGATATTGCAAGAGTTGAACGTATCTTAGACATCCAATTGGACCTAGACTAA